In the Bacteroidia bacterium genome, one interval contains:
- a CDS encoding EamA family transporter has product MHISVFLVGFTAILGKLISLAEGPLVWWRLLFTCLSLLLLPRIWREWKLLKRKTFWSLAGIGVLVAIHWLTFYGSIKYSNASIALICFSTITIFTAFLEPLVFRKKIKRMEVFLGALVIVGIYMIFRVSGEYVTGIVLGIIAAFLAAVFTIFNKKVVGEAGPNMITFIELFSGFVFLSLLMPWYLQVFPEADFMPVKVDWIYLLVLSLVCTTLAYNLGLKALKHLSAYISNLALNLEPVYGIILAYLVLKEGKDLPLEFYFGTAIILLAVFGHVLSGRLMKRKRPQIL; this is encoded by the coding sequence TTGCACATTTCAGTTTTCCTGGTTGGCTTCACCGCCATCCTGGGGAAGCTTATTTCGCTTGCTGAAGGGCCTCTGGTTTGGTGGCGACTGCTTTTTACGTGCCTGAGCCTGCTCCTCCTGCCCCGTATCTGGCGCGAATGGAAATTGCTGAAGCGAAAAACCTTCTGGTCATTGGCGGGAATAGGAGTGCTGGTAGCCATACACTGGCTCACCTTTTACGGATCAATAAAATATTCCAATGCCTCCATTGCGCTCATTTGCTTTTCCACCATTACCATTTTCACGGCTTTTTTAGAACCCCTTGTTTTCCGGAAAAAAATAAAACGGATGGAGGTGTTTCTTGGCGCCTTGGTGATTGTGGGTATTTACATGATCTTCAGGGTGAGCGGAGAATACGTTACCGGTATTGTACTGGGAATTATTGCGGCATTTCTGGCGGCCGTGTTTACTATTTTTAATAAAAAGGTGGTGGGGGAGGCAGGCCCGAATATGATCACTTTCATTGAGCTGTTCTCTGGCTTCGTCTTTCTGAGTTTGCTGATGCCGTGGTACCTGCAGGTTTTTCCGGAAGCGGACTTTATGCCTGTGAAGGTGGATTGGATTTACCTGCTCGTGCTGTCCCTGGTTTGTACTACGCTCGCTTACAACCTGGGACTGAAGGCGCTTAAACATCTTTCAGCCTATATCTCCAATCTGGCGCTGAATCTGGAACCGGTCTATGGGATCATTCTGGCCTATCTGGTATTGAAAGAGGGAAAGGACCTGCCGCTGGAATTCTACTTCGGTACTGCAATCATCCTCCTGGCGGTATTTGGCCACGTGCTGAGCGGGCGTCTGATGAAGCGAAAAAGGCCGCAAATTCTTTAG
- a CDS encoding branched-chain amino acid aminotransferase, producing the protein MSYPITIKKTTQSKHSDEVMQNVDFGKVFSDHMLVADYNENGWQGIHIVPYQEISLSPAVSAIHYGQSVFEGMKAYADKDGHPLLFRPAENWKRMNRSAERMCMPEVPKEIFLDGLRELIQIDKHWVPRNEGSSLYIRPFMFATDDFIGIRPSQNYRFMIFCCPVNAYYPEPIRVKIETEYSRACQGGGGYAKAAGNYGQALYPAHLAQKEGYRQLIWTDACDHKYIEESGTMNIFFQIGNSIVTPEAGGTILEGITRDSAIALMKDHGIDVQIRNVSVDEITAAYNQGELLDAFGTGTAATIAQISAIGYNDHDMILRDAKTREISNWLLKTLEEIKRGTAEDKWGWIEPV; encoded by the coding sequence ATGAGTTACCCAATCACAATCAAAAAGACAACCCAATCCAAACATTCTGACGAAGTAATGCAGAATGTTGATTTTGGAAAAGTGTTCTCCGACCACATGCTTGTGGCGGACTATAATGAAAATGGCTGGCAAGGTATACATATTGTGCCTTACCAGGAAATCAGCCTTAGCCCGGCAGTTTCTGCCATTCATTACGGGCAATCGGTTTTCGAGGGAATGAAAGCTTATGCCGACAAAGACGGCCATCCCCTTCTGTTTCGCCCTGCAGAAAACTGGAAGCGCATGAACAGATCAGCCGAGCGCATGTGCATGCCGGAGGTGCCTAAAGAAATATTCCTGGATGGGCTGCGGGAACTGATCCAAATAGACAAACATTGGGTTCCGCGCAACGAAGGCAGCTCGCTCTATATCAGGCCGTTCATGTTCGCCACTGATGATTTCATTGGGATACGTCCTTCGCAGAATTACCGGTTCATGATATTCTGCTGCCCGGTAAACGCCTATTACCCGGAACCCATCAGGGTGAAGATTGAAACTGAATACTCGCGGGCATGCCAGGGAGGAGGCGGCTACGCTAAGGCAGCCGGCAATTATGGCCAGGCACTCTATCCGGCTCATCTTGCCCAAAAGGAGGGATACCGCCAGTTGATATGGACAGATGCCTGCGATCATAAATATATTGAAGAATCCGGCACCATGAACATCTTCTTTCAGATCGGAAATTCAATTGTGACGCCTGAAGCCGGAGGTACCATCCTGGAAGGAATAACCCGCGACAGCGCTATTGCCCTTATGAAAGATCATGGAATTGATGTGCAGATCCGGAATGTGAGCGTTGATGAAATTACTGCTGCCTACAACCAGGGCGAACTTTTGGATGCCTTTGGCACCGGCACTGCCGCCACTATTGCCCAGATCTCTGCGATTGGTTATAATGACCATGATATGATTCTGCGGGATGCTAAAACCCGTGAGATCTCAAACTGGTTGCTCAAAACACTGGAGGAAATAAAACGGGGAACGGCTGAAGATAAATGGGGCTGGATAGAACCGGTGTAA
- the rdgB gene encoding RdgB/HAM1 family non-canonical purine NTP pyrophosphatase, producing MKKLLFATNNAHKLQEVRDAFPAGFELLSLADVDFEGTIPEDYETLEENALQKAQYIHARFGMDCFADDTGLEVAALNGDPGVYSARYAGPAATFDDNVSLLLSRLEPHADRTARFRSVFALILEGREHLFEGMTAGNITTSRRGRKGFGYDPVFIPKGQQRTFSEMTMQEKNAISHRGRALQKMLDFLSSLGGKK from the coding sequence ATGAAAAAGCTGCTTTTTGCCACCAATAATGCGCATAAGCTTCAGGAAGTAAGAGACGCATTCCCGGCCGGCTTTGAACTGCTGAGCCTGGCAGACGTAGATTTTGAAGGAACCATCCCTGAAGACTATGAAACGCTTGAGGAGAATGCCCTGCAAAAGGCGCAATACATCCATGCGAGATTCGGGATGGATTGCTTCGCTGATGATACCGGGCTGGAAGTAGCGGCCCTGAATGGAGATCCGGGCGTTTACTCCGCACGCTATGCAGGCCCGGCAGCCACTTTTGATGACAATGTATCGCTGCTGCTCAGCCGGCTGGAACCTCATGCTGACCGTACGGCCCGCTTTCGTTCGGTATTCGCGCTGATTCTCGAAGGCAGGGAACATCTTTTCGAGGGAATGACTGCAGGCAACATAACCACCAGCCGGAGGGGTCGCAAGGGCTTTGGCTATGACCCGGTATTCATTCCCAAAGGACAGCAGCGCACATTCTCAGAAATGACAATGCAGGAAAAAAATGCGATCAGCCACCGGGGCAGGGCATTGCAAAAAATGCTGGATTTCCTTAGTTCTTTAGGCGGGAAAAAATGA
- a CDS encoding agmatinase family protein: MAKTPREEKLASFNPDFNGLEAKGLFGLPFTPAESTVVVVPVPWEVTVSYGAGTAHAPAAILEASQQIDLHDFHFGKAWQHGFAMDAIQPLWEQRNAELRLLAEPYIKTLESGKMQTSASDFSLELEKINEGCSEMVDDVEDVTRQWLSKGKLVGIAGGDHSSPLGLMRTLAIQHPGYSVLQLDAHADLRPAYEGFEFSHASIMHNALKISAIENLVQVGIRDISQGESDVIKKAEGRIKVFYDAAQKEQLFRGKSWAYCCDEIVESLEKKVYISFDIDALEPHLCPNTGTPVPGGLSFEQAVFLLETLVKSGRQIIGFDLCEVSPGQNEWDANVGARMLYKLCGFAATALKA, encoded by the coding sequence ATGGCAAAAACGCCACGTGAGGAAAAACTTGCATCCTTCAATCCTGATTTTAATGGACTGGAAGCAAAGGGCCTTTTCGGACTGCCCTTTACGCCTGCCGAATCTACGGTGGTGGTAGTGCCCGTTCCCTGGGAAGTAACAGTTTCTTATGGTGCCGGTACTGCCCATGCGCCTGCCGCTATTCTGGAAGCCTCACAGCAAATTGACCTGCATGATTTTCACTTTGGCAAGGCATGGCAACATGGATTTGCGATGGATGCCATTCAACCGCTGTGGGAACAACGAAATGCTGAGTTGAGGCTTCTCGCTGAGCCGTACATTAAAACGCTGGAATCCGGAAAAATGCAGACATCCGCGAGTGATTTTTCGCTGGAACTTGAGAAGATCAATGAAGGCTGCTCGGAGATGGTGGATGATGTTGAGGATGTGACGCGGCAATGGCTCAGCAAAGGGAAGCTTGTGGGCATTGCAGGCGGGGATCACAGTTCTCCGCTGGGATTGATGCGCACGCTGGCTATTCAGCATCCGGGATATTCTGTCCTGCAACTTGATGCGCACGCAGATCTGCGTCCGGCCTATGAGGGTTTTGAATTCTCTCACGCTTCTATTATGCACAATGCCCTGAAGATCTCAGCGATCGAAAACCTGGTTCAGGTAGGTATCCGGGATATTTCTCAGGGAGAATCAGACGTAATTAAAAAAGCGGAGGGCCGCATAAAGGTCTTTTATGATGCTGCGCAAAAGGAGCAATTATTCAGGGGGAAGTCCTGGGCCTATTGCTGCGATGAGATCGTTGAGAGCCTGGAGAAGAAAGTTTATATCAGCTTTGATATTGACGCGCTGGAACCCCATTTATGCCCCAATACCGGGACGCCCGTTCCGGGAGGACTTTCATTTGAACAAGCAGTTTTTCTGCTGGAAACGCTGGTAAAAAGCGGTCGCCAGATTATTGGTTTTGACTTGTGCGAAGTTTCACCTGGCCAGAATGAGTGGGATGCTAATGTCGGAGCACGGATGCTCTATAAACTCTGCGGCTTTGCAGCTACTGCTTTAAAGGCATAA
- a CDS encoding patatin-like phospholipase family protein gives MKATQFTEHAEVLKVIDSLKKAGIRQKKFTDIADDEGLQYVDLVMEGGGVLGIALVGFVYVLEEMGIRFLKMGGASAGSINAMLMAAAGPINERKSAWITEKLANKNLGELVDGDNDAKDFVKALLEKSKTIKMMWKGWQVIDNFNEDFGLNPGDNFHEWLSGMLREKGVHTMADLNRIREEMPAGLRNIRNNEPYKNYKRLGFVSADITTSTKTTFPEMADLYWADPEAVNPADFIRASMSIPLFFHPFRVKNIPTGPGQRDKWKEKSGFLGNIPEEVFFIDGGMMSNFPIDLFHNFNSVPTAPTFGVKLGVDRVSPNNISKFPQMAGATFDSIRNVHDYTFLQKNPDYRHLIAIIRYGNHDWLDFYLSDEAKIDLFKNGAIYAGEFLQTFNWENYKDVRKSLAEMNVKSDRMKGQAEANS, from the coding sequence ATGAAAGCGACACAATTCACGGAACATGCAGAAGTGCTGAAAGTCATAGACAGCTTAAAGAAAGCTGGCATCCGGCAGAAGAAATTTACAGACATCGCAGATGATGAGGGCCTTCAGTACGTAGACCTTGTAATGGAAGGCGGGGGTGTACTGGGCATCGCCCTGGTAGGATTTGTTTATGTGCTGGAGGAGATGGGGATCCGCTTCCTGAAGATGGGCGGAGCCTCAGCCGGGTCAATCAATGCGATGCTGATGGCGGCTGCCGGCCCCATCAATGAGCGCAAATCTGCCTGGATCACTGAGAAGCTGGCCAACAAAAACCTGGGCGAATTGGTGGATGGCGACAATGACGCCAAAGACTTTGTAAAAGCCCTGCTTGAAAAGTCAAAGACCATAAAAATGATGTGGAAGGGATGGCAGGTAATTGATAATTTCAATGAAGATTTCGGGCTGAACCCTGGCGATAATTTCCATGAATGGCTATCAGGAATGCTTAGGGAGAAAGGAGTCCATACGATGGCCGACCTCAACAGGATCCGGGAGGAAATGCCTGCCGGCCTTCGCAACATCCGGAATAACGAACCTTACAAAAATTATAAGAGGCTTGGATTTGTTTCCGCTGATATTACTACTTCCACAAAAACCACCTTTCCGGAAATGGCTGACCTCTATTGGGCAGATCCGGAGGCCGTAAACCCGGCAGATTTTATCCGTGCCTCAATGTCCATTCCGCTGTTCTTCCATCCGTTCCGTGTGAAGAATATTCCCACAGGCCCCGGCCAGCGGGATAAGTGGAAGGAAAAATCAGGCTTCCTTGGAAATATTCCTGAGGAGGTATTTTTTATTGATGGCGGTATGATGAGCAACTTTCCAATTGACTTATTCCACAATTTCAATTCTGTGCCTACCGCGCCAACTTTTGGTGTTAAGCTCGGAGTAGATCGCGTTTCTCCCAATAACATCAGCAAGTTTCCACAGATGGCGGGCGCCACTTTCGATTCGATCCGCAATGTACATGACTACACTTTCCTGCAAAAGAATCCTGACTACCGCCACCTCATCGCCATCATCCGCTATGGAAACCACGACTGGCTGGACTTTTACCTTAGCGATGAAGCCAAAATTGACCTCTTTAAAAACGGAGCTATTTACGCAGGTGAGTTTTTGCAAACGTTCAACTGGGAAAATTATAAGGATGTCCGCAAGAGCCTGGCAGAAATGAACGTGAAATCTGACAGAATGAAAGGGCAGGCAGAGGCGAATTCATAA
- a CDS encoding class I fructose-bisphosphate aldolase produces the protein MSYDKIAGLLGKDSEKLLNHVSSTISKDLLHLPSPNVVEERFKDSNRSVQTLRNLQAIYGHGRLGNTGYLSILPVDQGIEHSAGASFAPNPIYFDPENIVKLAIEGGCNAVATTFGVLANAARRYAHKIPFIVKLNHNELMTYPNKYDQIMFGSVDDAWNLGAAAVGATIYFGSDESSRQIVEVAQAFERAHELGLPTILWCYTRNNAFKKEGTDYHTSADLTGQANHLGVTIQADIIKQKLPELNGGYNALKFGKTHKKVYDELSSDHPIDLCRYQVANCYMGRIGLINSGGASSGASDMAEAVFTAVVNKRAGGSGLISGRKSFQRPMKEGVELLNAIQDVYLEKKISIA, from the coding sequence ATGAGTTACGATAAGATTGCAGGTTTGCTGGGCAAGGATTCCGAAAAACTGCTGAACCATGTGAGCAGCACAATAAGCAAAGATTTGCTGCACCTTCCTTCCCCCAACGTTGTGGAAGAGCGCTTTAAGGATTCAAACCGCAGCGTACAGACATTGCGAAATCTGCAGGCCATTTATGGCCATGGCCGCCTGGGCAATACAGGGTATCTGTCCATTCTTCCTGTTGATCAGGGGATAGAGCATTCAGCAGGCGCGTCTTTTGCGCCAAATCCCATTTATTTTGATCCTGAAAATATTGTGAAGCTTGCAATAGAAGGCGGCTGCAATGCAGTGGCTACCACTTTTGGCGTTCTTGCCAATGCTGCCCGCAGATATGCCCACAAAATCCCTTTCATCGTGAAGCTGAACCACAATGAATTGATGACCTACCCGAATAAATACGATCAGATCATGTTCGGATCGGTAGATGATGCATGGAACCTGGGAGCCGCAGCCGTGGGGGCTACTATTTATTTCGGCTCTGATGAGTCCTCCCGCCAGATCGTGGAGGTGGCCCAGGCATTTGAACGTGCCCATGAGTTAGGATTGCCCACCATTCTCTGGTGCTATACCCGAAACAATGCCTTTAAAAAAGAGGGTACGGATTATCATACCTCGGCTGACCTTACCGGGCAGGCCAACCATTTGGGAGTTACGATTCAGGCGGATATTATTAAGCAAAAACTCCCTGAGTTAAATGGCGGGTACAATGCATTGAAGTTTGGCAAAACGCATAAGAAAGTTTATGATGAGCTGTCATCTGACCATCCGATTGACCTTTGCAGGTATCAGGTGGCCAATTGCTATATGGGCCGTATCGGGCTTATCAATTCAGGCGGAGCTTCCTCAGGCGCATCGGATATGGCTGAAGCGGTGTTTACTGCCGTGGTGAACAAACGGGCAGGCGGCAGTGGTTTAATCTCCGGCCGCAAGTCTTTTCAGCGCCCTATGAAGGAAGGCGTGGAATTGCTCAATGCCATCCAGGATGTATATCTGGAGAAAAAAATAAGCATTGCCTGA
- a CDS encoding TonB-dependent receptor, with the protein MRTFAILFLTGLFFFQAQAQKVTQTVRGVVRDLDSRSGLIGAHVQVLNSDPLIGTITDLDGNFVLEEVPAGRINIRVTYLGYEEKVIPNIQVGGGKQVVLEIDLRESLVMLKAAEVTATKDKSEVLNEMALISARTFSVEETKRYAGSFNDPARMVSSYAGVTGDAQGDNDIIVRGNSPKGILWRLEGVEIPNPNHFASEGETGGPINALNSAMLANSDFYTGAFAPEYGNAYSGVFDMKLRTGNNEEREYSVSAGVIGIDATVEGPFAKGGKSSYLANYRYSSLAILDNLGLVDFQGIPKYQDGSFKLMFPTKNAGIFSVFGLGGKSNIFQQDQDEDNENLIHANSNYKAGMGVAGINHFFPINENSYLRNTFSGSTNGSGFDYKELKDGELELKYDDYLNKYTWRMASTFNTKLNARHKLQIGAIYSLHQFDFRSRYFDEDKGGMANLLDQSGNAGQLQAFTSWKFRIAEQLTLVSGVHYMQFMMNNTNSIEPRTALKWQLTEKQSLNAGFGIHSKLESLTTYFSIDSLGRKPNRDIDFGKAAHYVLSYENLLHKNLLAKAEVYYQHLYHIPVANSLDNPFSLINSSEGFTNFPLVNEGGGRNYGLELTLERYFTKRYFFLATASLYNSEYKALDGKWRQSVFNGNYVGNLLFGKEFSLGDHSKNRTLGISGKITAAGGKNHTPVNMEASVHKGETVRDENNYLGAKAEDLFMANLVVYYRKERNALPMNSASMCRT; encoded by the coding sequence ATGAGAACTTTTGCTATTTTATTTCTTACGGGTTTATTCTTTTTCCAGGCGCAAGCACAGAAAGTAACCCAAACCGTTCGCGGTGTCGTGCGCGATCTGGATTCCCGCTCAGGTTTGATCGGGGCACATGTGCAGGTACTGAATTCTGATCCCCTTATTGGGACAATTACTGACCTTGACGGAAATTTCGTTCTTGAAGAGGTGCCTGCGGGCAGGATCAATATAAGAGTTACCTATCTGGGATACGAGGAAAAAGTAATTCCCAACATCCAGGTAGGTGGCGGCAAGCAGGTGGTACTGGAAATAGATCTCCGGGAATCGCTGGTGATGCTGAAGGCTGCAGAAGTAACTGCCACCAAAGACAAATCGGAGGTACTGAATGAAATGGCGCTGATCAGTGCCCGCACATTTTCGGTGGAGGAAACAAAGCGATATGCCGGCAGCTTTAACGATCCGGCACGAATGGTTTCATCCTATGCCGGGGTAACGGGCGATGCTCAGGGCGATAATGATATCATCGTCCGGGGAAACTCGCCTAAGGGCATCTTGTGGCGGCTGGAAGGCGTGGAGATTCCCAATCCTAATCATTTTGCCAGCGAAGGCGAAACCGGTGGGCCAATCAATGCTCTGAACAGTGCAATGCTTGCCAATTCTGATTTTTATACCGGGGCTTTTGCACCCGAATATGGCAATGCCTATTCCGGGGTTTTTGATATGAAATTGCGCACCGGAAATAATGAGGAGCGGGAATATTCAGTAAGTGCAGGCGTGATAGGGATTGATGCCACGGTAGAAGGACCCTTTGCTAAGGGCGGCAAATCTTCATATCTGGCCAACTACCGCTATTCCTCGCTCGCAATTCTGGACAACCTCGGACTGGTAGATTTCCAGGGAATTCCGAAATACCAGGATGGCTCGTTTAAGCTTATGTTTCCCACTAAAAATGCCGGTATTTTTTCTGTTTTCGGTCTCGGAGGCAAAAGCAATATTTTTCAGCAGGATCAGGATGAAGATAATGAGAACCTGATACACGCCAATTCAAATTACAAAGCCGGGATGGGCGTGGCGGGTATTAATCACTTTTTCCCTATTAATGAAAATTCATATTTACGCAACACTTTTTCAGGCTCAACCAATGGCAGCGGCTTTGACTATAAGGAACTGAAAGATGGAGAATTAGAATTGAAATATGACGATTATTTAAATAAGTATACCTGGCGGATGGCTTCTACTTTTAATACAAAACTCAATGCACGCCATAAATTGCAGATCGGAGCCATTTACTCGCTGCATCAATTTGATTTCAGATCGCGATATTTTGACGAAGACAAAGGAGGAATGGCCAACCTGCTGGATCAGTCTGGAAATGCCGGGCAGCTTCAGGCATTTACAAGCTGGAAATTCCGCATAGCCGAACAACTAACTTTGGTGAGCGGGGTGCATTATATGCAGTTCATGATGAACAACACAAACTCCATAGAACCACGGACAGCATTGAAATGGCAGTTAACTGAAAAGCAGTCATTAAATGCAGGTTTTGGTATTCATAGCAAATTGGAATCGCTTACCACCTACTTTTCTATTGATAGCCTCGGAAGAAAACCAAACCGGGATATTGACTTTGGGAAAGCCGCGCATTATGTGCTCAGTTACGAAAATCTTTTGCACAAGAATCTTCTGGCAAAAGCAGAAGTTTATTATCAGCATCTTTATCATATTCCCGTGGCTAATAGTTTGGACAACCCCTTTTCATTAATAAATTCATCAGAAGGGTTTACCAACTTCCCACTTGTAAATGAAGGCGGAGGAAGGAATTATGGCCTTGAACTTACGCTGGAGCGTTATTTTACCAAGCGTTATTTTTTCCTTGCCACAGCTTCTCTCTACAATTCAGAATACAAAGCCCTGGATGGTAAATGGCGCCAATCGGTTTTCAACGGAAACTATGTAGGCAATCTTCTCTTTGGAAAAGAATTCAGCCTGGGCGATCACTCAAAGAACCGCACACTTGGTATCTCCGGGAAAATTACTGCGGCAGGTGGGAAAAATCATACTCCGGTAAATATGGAAGCCTCCGTGCATAAAGGCGAAACCGTTAGGGATGAGAATAATTATTTAGGGGCAAAAGCAGAGGATCTCTTTATGGCTAACCTCGTGGTGTACTACCGGAAAGAAAGGAACGCACTACCCATGAATTCCGCTTCGATGTGCAGAACGTAA
- a CDS encoding cobalamin B12-binding domain-containing protein codes for MDRPIRVLVAKVGLDGHDRGAKVIAMALRDAGMEVIYTGLRQTPEMVVNAAIQEDVDAIGVSILSGAHNTVFPRIIKLMKENGMNDVLLTGGGIIPGADSEKLHEMGVGKLFPPGTPMDQIVQYIRNWVASNRTH; via the coding sequence ATGGACAGGCCCATCAGGGTATTGGTGGCTAAAGTGGGGCTGGATGGCCACGACCGCGGGGCTAAAGTAATTGCCATGGCGCTGCGTGATGCAGGCATGGAAGTGATCTATACCGGCCTTCGGCAAACGCCAGAAATGGTGGTGAATGCGGCCATTCAGGAAGACGTGGATGCCATTGGCGTTAGTATTTTATCCGGGGCGCACAATACGGTATTTCCCCGCATCATTAAGCTGATGAAAGAAAACGGGATGAACGATGTGCTGCTCACCGGGGGAGGCATTATTCCCGGAGCGGACAGTGAAAAATTGCACGAAATGGGCGTTGGCAAACTCTTCCCGCCTGGCACTCCGATGGATCAGATCGTGCAGTATATCCGCAATTGGGTGGCATCCAACAGAACCCACTGA
- a CDS encoding CCC motif membrane protein, whose product MADETILRPEATFPQQSTPNSTAVLILGIVSIVTCWCWGIGIIPAIAAIFMASRGKKEYEAHPERFTVSSYNNLKAGKVVAIIGLILCVIVVLLSLISNIFFHDEIREMMEELQQQEF is encoded by the coding sequence ATGGCTGACGAAACGATCCTTCGCCCTGAAGCTACATTTCCACAACAATCCACGCCCAATTCCACGGCTGTGCTGATATTGGGCATCGTGTCCATTGTCACCTGCTGGTGCTGGGGCATCGGGATCATTCCTGCTATCGCAGCCATTTTTATGGCCTCCCGTGGCAAAAAGGAATATGAAGCACATCCTGAAAGATTTACAGTCAGTTCCTACAACAACCTGAAGGCAGGAAAGGTGGTGGCTATTATTGGTCTTATCCTGTGCGTAATAGTTGTTCTACTATCCTTGATCAGCAATATTTTCTTCCATGATGAAATCAGGGAAATGATGGAGGAACTGCAGCAACAGGAATTCTGA
- the accD gene encoding acetyl-CoA carboxylase, carboxyltransferase subunit beta → MSWFKRVKEGIVTATKDKKETPDGLWSKCPACDSRITTKELKDNLYVCSACNYHFRINSIEYFQILFDDQEFRELNKDLASADPLHFTDKKPYNERLKEAQAKSHLTDAIRTAHGKLNGVDIVVGAMDFSFIGGSMGAVVGEKIARAIDFSLKKKFPFIMISKSGGARMMEAAHSLMQMAKTSAKLALLDRQKIPYISILTDPTTGGVTASFAMLGDINIAEPGALIGFAGPRVIKETIGRDLPKGFQSSEFLLEHGFLDYIVDRKDLKDNLSTMLGHFGDSKVKAKTVKAIKAREKAIAVA, encoded by the coding sequence ATGAGCTGGTTTAAGCGAGTAAAAGAAGGTATTGTAACTGCCACCAAAGACAAAAAGGAGACGCCTGACGGTTTGTGGTCAAAATGCCCTGCCTGCGACAGCCGCATCACCACAAAGGAATTGAAAGACAACCTTTACGTATGCAGCGCCTGCAACTACCACTTCCGTATCAATTCCATTGAATATTTCCAGATACTATTTGACGATCAGGAATTCCGGGAGTTGAACAAGGATCTTGCTTCAGCCGATCCCCTGCATTTTACCGATAAGAAGCCATATAATGAACGGCTGAAGGAGGCGCAGGCCAAGTCGCATCTTACGGATGCAATCCGCACCGCGCACGGTAAACTTAACGGGGTGGATATTGTGGTGGGTGCCATGGACTTTTCATTTATCGGTGGATCTATGGGCGCAGTGGTGGGAGAGAAAATTGCCCGGGCCATAGATTTTTCACTAAAGAAGAAATTTCCTTTTATCATGATCTCCAAGTCGGGTGGGGCCAGGATGATGGAAGCCGCTCATAGCCTGATGCAAATGGCCAAGACCTCTGCTAAGCTTGCGCTGCTTGACCGTCAAAAGATTCCGTACATCTCCATTCTTACGGATCCGACTACAGGCGGAGTAACGGCATCTTTTGCGATGCTGGGCGATATTAACATTGCCGAGCCGGGAGCGCTAATTGGATTTGCAGGCCCGCGTGTAATTAAAGAAACCATTGGACGTGATCTTCCCAAAGGTTTCCAGAGCTCAGAGTTCCTGCTGGAGCATGGATTCCTGGATTATATTGTGGACCGGAAGGATCTGAAGGATAATCTTTCCACTATGCTGGGCCACTTTGGCGACAGCAAGGTGAAGGCGAAAACAGTGAAAGCCATTAAAGCGCGTGAGAAGGCAATCGCTGTGGCATAA
- a CDS encoding DUF2752 domain-containing protein, protein MIKWLNEHLFSCFFLKHFHLPCPGCGMQRSFLALIQGQITESIILYPALIPTIIMLLLLITHILRPFPGSLKYLVASFLISTTILMAGYILKIIQLINL, encoded by the coding sequence ATGATCAAATGGCTTAATGAGCATTTGTTTTCCTGCTTCTTTCTGAAGCATTTTCATCTCCCTTGCCCGGGATGTGGAATGCAGCGGTCATTTCTTGCGCTGATACAGGGTCAAATTACTGAGAGCATTATACTGTATCCTGCGCTCATTCCCACCATTATCATGTTGCTGCTTTTAATCACGCACATTTTAAGGCCCTTCCCGGGAAGCCTGAAGTACCTTGTCGCAAGTTTTCTCATCTCAACCACCATTTTAATGGCTGGCTACATATTGAAAATTATCCAACTCATAAACCTTTAA